A part of Haloarchaeobius sp. HME9146 genomic DNA contains:
- the ddh gene encoding D-2-hydroxyacid dehydrogenase: MNVRSVAIDESVSTVFPPERLQHALEDVVDAATVDATTDSLDSYDAVVTLAYHEEYLDAVDWIHSIQTGIDRFPLDDLREHDVTLTSSTGIHGPAIGETVAGYMLSFSRRLLPAVKAQTRREWSPPEWDEAFTLTGEQVCIVGLGALGKGIVDRANGLGMEVVGVRRSGEPVDGVEEVYTPDELHTAIRDARFLVLAVPLVEETRRMVGAEEFDLLDDDAILVNVARGPVVDESALIAALESGSIAGAALDVFETEPLPEDSPLWEFENVLVTPHCAGFTEDYYRNVAGIVRENVENIERGADLRNHIV; the protein is encoded by the coding sequence ATGAACGTCAGGAGCGTCGCTATCGACGAATCGGTCTCGACCGTCTTCCCGCCCGAACGACTCCAGCACGCGCTCGAAGACGTCGTCGACGCCGCGACCGTCGACGCCACCACCGACTCGCTCGACTCGTACGACGCCGTCGTCACGCTCGCGTACCACGAGGAGTACCTGGACGCGGTCGACTGGATCCACTCCATCCAGACCGGTATCGACCGGTTCCCACTCGATGACCTCCGTGAACACGACGTGACGCTCACGAGCAGCACCGGCATCCACGGGCCGGCCATCGGGGAGACCGTCGCCGGCTACATGCTCTCGTTCTCGCGCCGGCTGTTGCCGGCCGTGAAGGCACAGACCCGGCGAGAGTGGTCACCGCCGGAGTGGGACGAGGCGTTCACCCTGACCGGCGAGCAGGTGTGCATCGTCGGGCTCGGCGCGCTCGGCAAGGGAATCGTCGACCGGGCGAACGGCCTCGGAATGGAGGTCGTCGGCGTCCGGCGGTCCGGTGAGCCTGTCGACGGTGTCGAGGAGGTGTACACCCCGGACGAGCTCCACACCGCGATTCGGGACGCCCGGTTCCTCGTGCTCGCCGTCCCACTCGTCGAGGAGACGCGCCGGATGGTCGGAGCAGAAGAATTCGACCTCCTGGACGACGACGCCATCCTCGTCAACGTCGCTCGCGGCCCCGTGGTCGACGAGTCAGCGCTCATCGCGGCACTCGAATCGGGATCCATCGCCGGGGCCGCGCTCGACGTCTTCGAGACGGAACCGTTACCCGAGGACTCCCCGCTGTGGGAGTTCGAGAACGTGCTCGTCACCCCGCACTGTGCTGGCTTCACCGAGGACTACTACCGGAACGTCGCGGGTATCGTCCGGGAGAACGTCGAGAACATCGAGCGCGGGGCGGACCTCCGCAACCACATCGTATAG